In Bacillus sp. SB49, a single window of DNA contains:
- a CDS encoding NAD(P)H-dependent glycerol-3-phosphate dehydrogenase, which translates to MEKVAVLGAGSWGTALALVLADNDLDVHIWAHRKELADEINESHTNNRYLEGVELPDTITASDCLQDVVKGAGHIVLVVPTKAMRDVCRQLKDVMEPGAVLTHASKGIEPDTYKRVSEVIKEEIPAHLYEDVVVLSGPSHAEEVSLRQPTTVTVSGEKLEIAEKVQDLFINKQFRVYTSPDLVGVELGGALKNIIALGAGISDGLGYGDNAKAALITRGLAEIARLGTSMGANPLTFSGLTGVGDLIVTCTSSHSRNWRAGYKLGKGYALEEVLEQMGMVVEGVRTTKAAYQLALDQKVDMPITTGIHQVLFEDAAPGDVVDQLMTRIRRHEMEDLTNILDDKMNH; encoded by the coding sequence ATGGAAAAAGTTGCAGTATTGGGAGCAGGAAGCTGGGGGACAGCCCTGGCTCTTGTTCTGGCAGATAACGACCTGGATGTTCATATCTGGGCCCACAGGAAAGAGCTCGCTGATGAAATCAACGAATCCCATACGAACAACAGATACCTGGAAGGAGTAGAACTTCCGGATACAATCACAGCCAGCGACTGTTTACAGGATGTCGTGAAAGGTGCCGGACACATTGTGTTAGTCGTGCCGACAAAAGCAATGAGGGACGTGTGCCGTCAATTGAAAGATGTGATGGAACCGGGAGCCGTACTCACGCATGCTTCCAAAGGGATAGAACCGGATACGTACAAGCGTGTTTCAGAAGTGATCAAGGAAGAGATTCCTGCACACTTATATGAAGATGTCGTAGTCCTGTCAGGTCCAAGCCATGCCGAAGAAGTAAGCTTGAGACAACCGACAACGGTTACCGTTTCGGGTGAGAAGTTGGAAATTGCCGAAAAGGTACAGGATTTATTTATTAATAAGCAGTTCCGTGTCTATACATCACCTGACCTTGTTGGTGTCGAGCTTGGAGGTGCTTTGAAGAACATCATAGCCCTTGGAGCAGGTATTTCCGATGGACTCGGTTATGGGGATAATGCTAAAGCAGCTCTCATTACCCGGGGCCTGGCCGAAATAGCCCGGCTTGGTACATCCATGGGAGCGAACCCGCTGACCTTTTCCGGATTGACCGGTGTCGGTGATTTGATCGTCACATGTACAAGTTCTCACAGCAGAAACTGGCGTGCAGGTTATAAGCTCGGCAAAGGGTATGCGCTTGAAGAAGTGCTTGAGCAGATGGGCATGGTCGTAGAAGGAGTCCGCACAACGAAAGCGGCCTATCAGCTGGCGCTTGACCAAAAGGTGGACATGCCGATCACGACTGGAATTCATCAAGTGCTCTTTGAAGATGCTGCTCCGGGAGACGTCGTTGACCAATTGATGACGAGGATCCGCCGCCACGAGATGGAAGACTTAACGAATATTCTTGATGATAAGATGAATCACTGA
- the menG gene encoding demethylmenaquinone methyltransferase: MQPQTKEERVHNVFEKIYNQYDSMNSIISFQQHRLWRKDVMRRMNVRRGDCVLDLCCGTGDWTMTLADAVGKDGKVIGLDFSENMLSVGIKKKLARRVKQVEFQHGNAMELPYENDSFDFVTIGFGLRNVPDYRQVLKEMYRVVKPGGKVVCLETSQPTNPVFKRLYYFYFGNIMPIFGKLFAKSYQEYSWLHESAKDFPGKAELKAMFKEVGFHNVNVKSYTGGVAAMHMGQKQT, translated from the coding sequence ATGCAGCCACAAACGAAGGAAGAGCGTGTACACAACGTTTTTGAAAAAATTTACAATCAATATGACAGCATGAATTCCATCATTTCTTTCCAGCAGCACCGGCTATGGCGGAAAGATGTCATGCGAAGAATGAACGTGCGTCGGGGAGACTGTGTGTTGGACCTGTGCTGCGGCACGGGCGATTGGACAATGACACTTGCGGATGCGGTTGGTAAGGACGGGAAAGTGATCGGTCTTGACTTCAGCGAAAATATGCTTTCGGTCGGTATTAAGAAGAAGCTTGCGCGCCGGGTCAAACAGGTGGAATTTCAGCATGGTAATGCAATGGAACTTCCTTATGAGAACGATTCTTTTGACTTCGTGACCATCGGCTTCGGTCTTCGGAACGTTCCCGATTACCGACAGGTGTTAAAAGAAATGTACCGGGTCGTTAAGCCTGGTGGAAAGGTCGTCTGCTTGGAGACATCACAGCCGACCAATCCTGTGTTCAAAAGACTTTATTATTTTTACTTTGGTAACATCATGCCGATTTTCGGTAAGCTGTTTGCTAAAAGCTATCAGGAGTACAGCTGGCTTCACGAATCGGCGAAAGATTTTCCTGGTAAAGCAGAATTAAAGGCAATGTTTAAAGAAGTCGGATTTCATAACGTCAACGTAAAATCCTATACCGGCGGCGTCGCTGCCATGCATATGGGTCAAAAGCAAACTTAA
- the ndk gene encoding nucleoside-diphosphate kinase, with the protein MQKTFLMVKPDGVQRNLIGDITARFERKGFKLAGAKLMKIPAELAEEHYGEHKEKPFFGELVDFITSGPVFAMVWEGEDIILTARQMMGSTKPSEAAPGTIRGDYGVIVGKNIIHGSDSPESAQREIGLFFKEEEILSYDKDISNWVYE; encoded by the coding sequence ATGCAGAAGACTTTTTTGATGGTAAAACCAGACGGTGTACAACGAAATTTGATCGGTGACATTACGGCAAGGTTCGAAAGAAAAGGCTTTAAATTGGCAGGGGCAAAGCTGATGAAGATCCCCGCTGAATTGGCAGAAGAACATTACGGAGAACATAAGGAAAAACCATTCTTCGGCGAATTGGTTGATTTCATCACCTCAGGTCCTGTATTTGCAATGGTATGGGAAGGGGAGGACATTATCTTGACGGCACGTCAGATGATGGGTTCGACGAAGCCTTCAGAAGCAGCTCCTGGAACGATAAGAGGAGATTACGGTGTGATAGTAGGGAAAAATATTATCCACGGTTCTGATTCACCGGAAAGCGCACAGCGGGAAATCGGCTTGTTCTTCAAGGAAGAGGAAATCCTCTCCTATGACAAAGACATCTCAAATTGGGTATATGAATGA
- the aroB gene encoding 3-dehydroquinate synthase: MATIRIHSSTHVYDVTIEEGIRHRMTTLLEGDYSQVLIITDETVAGRYLEEVKRAVGSIGSVHTAVVPAGEGSKSMDQYSYLLDRCVEAKLDRRALIIALGGGMIGDLAGFVASTYLRGVPYVQMPTTILAHDSSVGGKVAINHPQGKNLIGSFYSPVHVIYDLETLTTLPEKEIRSGYGEVIKHAFLSDAAWVEEVLETNVSRLSSAQLQTDLKKGIRVKASIVEQDEKEAGVRKYLNLGHTLAHAVESELGYGEVTHGEAVAIGLSFAFRLSSKVLGSDLPEKEYVNWLNANGYPLSILKTLNSDRLVHRMKWDKKTVHQHINFVLLDSIGQPVVQQVDDEVIMDALRCWMNEVIGNE; encoded by the coding sequence ATGGCCACCATACGCATCCATTCCAGTACACATGTCTATGATGTAACGATAGAAGAAGGCATACGACATCGGATGACGACTCTCCTGGAGGGTGATTATTCCCAAGTTTTAATCATCACGGATGAAACCGTCGCCGGGAGGTATCTAGAGGAGGTTAAAAGAGCGGTGGGTTCGATCGGATCCGTACACACTGCTGTTGTACCCGCAGGTGAGGGCTCGAAAAGCATGGATCAGTACAGCTATCTCCTTGATAGATGCGTGGAAGCGAAACTGGACCGCCGTGCTCTTATCATTGCTCTCGGCGGGGGGATGATTGGTGATCTGGCGGGCTTTGTTGCCTCTACCTACCTAAGGGGAGTTCCTTATGTACAGATGCCGACAACCATTCTCGCCCATGACAGCAGCGTCGGTGGTAAAGTCGCGATCAATCACCCGCAGGGAAAGAATTTGATCGGCAGCTTTTACAGCCCCGTACACGTCATTTATGATCTGGAAACTCTTACAACACTGCCGGAGAAAGAGATCCGCTCCGGGTATGGAGAAGTAATTAAACACGCTTTTCTCAGCGATGCAGCATGGGTGGAGGAAGTGCTTGAAACAAATGTGTCCCGCCTCTCTTCAGCTCAGCTTCAAACAGATTTAAAAAAAGGCATACGCGTCAAAGCGTCCATCGTTGAGCAGGATGAAAAAGAAGCCGGCGTTCGGAAATATCTCAACTTGGGTCACACCTTGGCTCATGCAGTGGAATCGGAACTTGGTTATGGAGAAGTGACACACGGTGAGGCGGTAGCGATAGGATTATCCTTCGCTTTTCGATTAAGCAGCAAGGTACTTGGTTCTGATTTACCGGAAAAAGAATATGTAAACTGGCTCAACGCAAATGGTTACCCCCTTTCTATCCTGAAAACGCTGAATAGTGACAGGCTTGTCCATCGCATGAAATGGGATAAAAAGACAGTACACCAGCACATTAATTTTGTGCTTCTTGATTCCATCGGTCAACCGGTAGTTCAACAAGTGGATGACGAGGTAATCATGGATGCTTTGAGATGTTGGATGAATGAGGTGATTGGAAATGAATAG
- a CDS encoding heptaprenyl diphosphate synthase component 1 yields the protein MITLNSADNNIKELKQKIASKVRHPYLVRFIPEPTIDEDKLVILSSIMDHTNLSEVKKEQYIITTMLVQIALDTHDLVTLSEEDDDRETVRTRQLTVLAGDYYSGLYYYLLSQLDDIPMIHTLAGAIKEINEWKMELYYKDVDSFQEFLESVKKIESLLIQRVASYVQKTAINDMAGDWLLAKKLMEEKRSYQAGNFSPLMDVLTKRPGLFGSNSQVLLNLEQMLQSHVLRLESAVSQLPIHFNWLKDYVHTAIHHQFNHRKTAEEG from the coding sequence GTGATCACGTTGAATTCTGCAGATAACAATATAAAGGAACTCAAACAGAAAATCGCATCAAAGGTTCGGCATCCTTATTTGGTCCGCTTTATACCTGAACCTACCATCGATGAAGACAAACTTGTCATTCTTTCGTCAATCATGGATCACACAAACCTTTCTGAAGTAAAAAAAGAACAGTATATTATAACGACCATGCTCGTGCAGATCGCCCTTGATACGCACGATCTCGTCACATTATCGGAAGAGGATGATGACAGGGAAACTGTCAGAACGAGGCAGCTCACCGTGCTTGCGGGAGATTATTACAGCGGCCTGTATTACTACTTGTTGTCCCAACTCGATGATATCCCGATGATCCACACGCTTGCAGGAGCAATAAAGGAAATCAATGAGTGGAAGATGGAGCTATATTACAAAGACGTGGATTCTTTCCAAGAATTCCTTGAAAGTGTGAAGAAGATAGAGTCCCTGCTTATTCAAAGGGTTGCCTCGTATGTGCAGAAGACGGCAATCAATGATATGGCCGGCGACTGGCTCTTAGCCAAGAAGCTTATGGAGGAGAAGCGGAGTTACCAGGCAGGGAATTTTTCACCGCTCATGGACGTACTTACGAAGCGGCCCGGGTTGTTTGGAAGCAACAGCCAGGTACTCCTCAATTTAGAACAAATGCTGCAAAGTCATGTCCTGCGCTTGGAATCGGCTGTTTCCCAGTTGCCGATTCATTTTAACTGGTTGAAGGATTATGTACACACAGCAATTCATCATCAATTTAATCATCGAAAGACAGCGGAAGAGGGTTAG
- the mtrB gene encoding trp RNA-binding attenuation protein MtrB, protein MSAPNNDFFVIKALEDGVNVIGLTRGTDTRFHHSEKLDKGEVMIAQFTEHTSAVKVRGKAVIQTSHGEMTNEAD, encoded by the coding sequence ATGTCAGCACCAAACAATGATTTTTTCGTTATTAAAGCGTTGGAGGACGGTGTCAACGTCATCGGTTTAACACGCGGTACGGACACACGGTTCCATCACTCGGAAAAACTGGATAAGGGCGAAGTTATGATTGCCCAGTTTACAGAACATACATCAGCAGTGAAAGTGAGAGGGAAAGCTGTCATTCAGACAAGTCACGGAGAGATGACAAACGAAGCGGATTGA
- a CDS encoding DUF2768 domain-containing protein produces MSLSMLKMYISFGGIISLFLAVGLIYLSRHKLKGVVSVIVAIFAYFFMILGGLIIFYIVLSGPTA; encoded by the coding sequence ATGTCTTTATCCATGTTAAAAATGTACATATCATTCGGTGGGATTATTTCCCTATTCCTTGCCGTAGGTTTGATTTATTTGAGCCGACATAAATTAAAGGGTGTAGTATCCGTCATCGTTGCCATATTCGCATACTTTTTTATGATCCTTGGCGGACTGATCATCTTCTATATTGTTCTGAGCGGGCCGACGGCGTGA
- a CDS encoding HU family DNA-binding protein: MNKTDLINAVSEKADLSKKDATQAVDSVFESIMDSLKDGDKVQLIGFGNFEVRERAARKGRNPQTGEEIEISASKVPAFKPGKALKDAVK; this comes from the coding sequence ATGAATAAAACAGATCTTATCAACGCAGTATCTGAAAAAGCAGATCTTTCTAAGAAAGACGCAACACAAGCTGTAGATTCTGTATTCGAATCTATCATGGATTCACTTAAAGATGGTGACAAAGTCCAGCTTATCGGATTTGGTAACTTTGAAGTTCGTGAGCGCGCGGCACGTAAAGGCCGTAACCCGCAAACTGGAGAAGAGATTGAAATCTCTGCTAGCAAAGTACCAGCTTTCAAACCTGGTAAAGCCCTTAAAGATGCAGTTAAATAA
- the hepT gene encoding heptaprenyl diphosphate synthase component II — protein MKLAMIYSFLKNDLAIMEEAVNDTIQSDNDVLRQASSQLLKAGGKRIRPVFVLLGGKFGHYDIERMKAVAVSLELIHTASLVHDDVIDEAELRRGEPTIKARWDNRIAMYTGDYIFARSLENLSKLNNPRAHQILAKTMVELCLGEIEQIKDKYNVEQNTRVYLRRIKRKTALLIAASCRLGAIASDVKPEQEKALYEYGYNVGMSYQIIDDVLDFTASEEELGKPAGSDLLQGNITLPVLFSMQDPTFKDQLTKAFLQKEDVNEEELRPIVQTVQTNGSIEQSLEISDRYLKKAYESLAKLPAGRAKQTLKGIAKYIGKRRA, from the coding sequence ATGAAACTAGCAATGATTTACTCGTTTCTAAAAAATGATCTAGCAATCATGGAAGAGGCCGTCAATGATACGATCCAGTCAGACAATGACGTGTTAAGACAGGCTTCAAGCCAACTCCTGAAGGCGGGAGGCAAAAGGATCCGCCCTGTTTTCGTTCTTCTAGGTGGTAAGTTCGGCCACTATGATATCGAGCGGATGAAAGCAGTTGCGGTATCCTTGGAACTCATACATACTGCCTCCCTCGTCCATGATGACGTCATTGATGAAGCGGAGTTGAGGCGTGGGGAACCAACCATCAAAGCGCGATGGGATAACCGCATCGCAATGTACACCGGTGATTACATTTTTGCGCGGTCTTTGGAGAATTTGTCCAAATTGAACAATCCTAGAGCACATCAAATTCTCGCCAAGACAATGGTGGAGCTGTGCCTTGGTGAAATTGAACAAATCAAGGATAAATATAACGTAGAGCAGAATACAAGGGTTTATCTGCGGCGTATCAAAAGGAAGACAGCCCTATTAATCGCAGCAAGCTGTCGGCTTGGAGCCATTGCTTCGGATGTAAAGCCCGAACAGGAAAAAGCTCTTTATGAATATGGATATAATGTTGGGATGTCTTATCAGATTATAGATGATGTTCTTGATTTTACAGCTTCCGAAGAGGAACTTGGAAAACCTGCCGGCAGTGATCTGCTTCAGGGAAATATCACATTGCCCGTACTGTTTTCCATGCAGGATCCAACCTTCAAGGATCAGCTGACTAAAGCCTTTCTTCAAAAAGAAGATGTAAATGAAGAGGAACTTCGTCCAATCGTTCAAACAGTCCAGACAAACGGTTCCATTGAGCAGTCATTGGAAATAAGTGATCGCTATTTAAAGAAAGCCTATGAATCCTTGGCAAAACTGCCTGCAGGAAGAGCGAAACAAACATTGAAGGGGATCGCCAAGTATATTGGAAAAAGAAGGGCATGA
- a CDS encoding CheR family methyltransferase: MTDYEQFIQQINHKTGIDLSLYKEAQMKRRLTSLRDKRGHSSFRAYFSSLEKDAALLDEFLDRMTINVSEFYRNRTRFEVLERKVIPFLLKKKKKLKIWSAACSTGEEPYTLAMILDRHTSLSNVSILATDLDRNALAKARDGKYHERSLKEVEPDIKEKYFTKVGSEYLVDQAIKKCVTFRSHNLLSDSYEEGFDLIVCRNVLIYFTEEAKEKVYHRFSRSLNSDGIFFVGSTEQIFSPQSYGFQVYDTFFYQKQQ, from the coding sequence ATGACCGATTACGAACAGTTTATTCAACAGATCAATCACAAGACCGGCATTGATTTATCATTATATAAGGAAGCGCAGATGAAAAGGCGCCTTACTTCACTAAGGGACAAACGGGGCCATTCATCGTTTCGTGCGTATTTTTCCAGTCTCGAGAAGGACGCGGCTCTCCTTGATGAATTCCTGGATCGAATGACCATTAACGTGTCTGAATTTTATCGTAACCGGACACGGTTTGAAGTATTGGAGAGAAAAGTTATTCCGTTTTTGTTGAAAAAGAAAAAAAAGCTTAAAATATGGAGTGCGGCCTGCTCCACGGGGGAAGAACCTTACACACTTGCTATGATTTTAGACAGGCATACATCGCTTTCTAATGTTTCGATTCTGGCGACAGATCTGGACCGCAACGCTCTTGCTAAGGCGAGGGATGGAAAGTATCATGAACGATCCCTCAAAGAAGTAGAGCCGGATATAAAAGAAAAGTACTTCACGAAGGTAGGTTCGGAGTACCTTGTTGATCAGGCGATAAAAAAATGTGTGACTTTTCGTAGTCATAATTTGCTGTCGGATTCGTATGAGGAAGGGTTTGACTTGATTGTGTGCCGGAATGTCCTTATATATTTTACCGAGGAAGCGAAGGAAAAGGTATATCATCGTTTCAGCAGATCACTAAACTCAGATGGAATCTTTTTTGTGGGCAGCACAGAACAGATCTTCTCTCCACAATCGTACGGATTTCAGGTGTACGATACGTTTTTCTATCAGAAACAGCAGTGA
- the aroH gene encoding chorismate mutase — protein MNRGVRGATTVLKNESGEIIERAAELMIDIVSSNDIAPEDVTSVYFTVTDDIDAVFPAKALRRLDGWTYVPVMCMREIPVPGSLEKCIRVMVTVETERTQQEIRHIYHYEAKQLRPDLKSTEE, from the coding sequence ATGAATAGAGGAGTTCGCGGCGCGACGACCGTGTTGAAAAACGAATCGGGAGAAATTATTGAGCGAGCAGCGGAATTAATGATAGACATCGTATCTTCAAACGATATAGCACCAGAGGATGTCACTTCCGTCTATTTCACCGTAACAGATGATATTGACGCCGTATTTCCGGCAAAGGCTCTTCGACGTTTGGACGGATGGACGTACGTTCCTGTCATGTGCATGAGAGAGATTCCCGTGCCGGGAAGTCTTGAGAAGTGCATTCGTGTGATGGTGACGGTGGAGACGGAGCGGACCCAGCAGGAGATCCGGCATATCTACCACTATGAAGCAAAGCAGCTGAGACCTGATTTGAAGAGTACGGAGGAGTGA
- a CDS encoding stage VI sporulation protein F, giving the protein MSDFQKNIFDHLKKKANIDPEDVFKVANSVQNADFSDEKTVRRLVRQLAKVANKNISKQKEDKIVEAITKQNMPLDMNTLGKFMK; this is encoded by the coding sequence ATGAGTGATTTTCAGAAGAATATTTTCGACCATTTAAAGAAGAAGGCAAACATCGACCCGGAAGATGTGTTTAAAGTTGCAAATTCTGTGCAAAATGCGGACTTCAGTGATGAGAAGACCGTCCGTCGCCTCGTACGACAGTTGGCGAAGGTCGCGAACAAGAACATCTCCAAGCAGAAAGAAGATAAGATTGTAGAAGCGATCACGAAGCAGAATATGCCTCTCGATATGAACACGTTAGGGAAATTTATGAAATAA
- the spoIVA gene encoding stage IV sporulation protein A yields MEKVDIFSDISKRTNGDIYLGVVGAVRTGKSTFIKKFMELVVLPNMEDEAERERALDELPQSAAGKTIMTTEPKFVPNQAATINIDDHLDIRVRMVDCVGYAVNGAIGYEDEHGPRMIHTPWYEEAIPFHEAAEIGTQKVIQEHSTIGIVVTTDGTIGEISRQDYVEAEEKIVDELREVGKPFIMVVNSAQPHHPNTEKLRANLSEKYDIPVLALSVESMREQDVQSVLREALFEFPVLEVNVNLPSWVMVLDNRHWLRNNLQEAIEETVKDIKRLRDVDTVVGNFDQYEYITGAHISGMDLGEGVAEIDLQAPEQLYDQVLKEIVGEEIRGKDHLLEIMQDFSHAKREYDQVADALQMVKQTGYGIAAPTLEDMRLDEPEIIRQGSRFGVRLKAVAPSIHMVKVDVQSEFSPIIGTEKQSEELVRYLMQDFEEDPLSIWNSDIFGRSLSSIVREGIQAKLALMPENARYKLQETLERIINEGSGGMIAIIL; encoded by the coding sequence TTGGAAAAGGTTGATATCTTCAGTGATATTTCCAAACGGACGAATGGAGACATTTATTTAGGGGTCGTTGGGGCAGTGCGTACGGGTAAATCAACATTTATAAAGAAATTCATGGAGCTTGTAGTGCTTCCGAATATGGAAGATGAAGCGGAGCGTGAACGCGCTTTGGATGAGCTTCCGCAGAGTGCTGCCGGGAAAACGATTATGACTACAGAGCCGAAGTTCGTACCAAATCAGGCGGCAACGATTAACATCGATGACCACCTTGATATTCGTGTCCGTATGGTCGACTGTGTCGGCTATGCTGTGAACGGTGCGATCGGTTATGAAGATGAACATGGACCACGTATGATCCACACGCCATGGTATGAAGAAGCCATTCCTTTCCATGAAGCTGCGGAAATTGGGACGCAGAAGGTTATACAGGAGCATTCAACCATCGGAATTGTTGTGACCACGGATGGGACCATCGGTGAGATCAGCAGGCAGGATTACGTAGAAGCAGAAGAAAAAATTGTCGATGAACTAAGAGAAGTAGGCAAACCGTTTATCATGGTCGTCAACTCGGCGCAGCCTCATCATCCGAACACGGAGAAGCTGAGGGCAAACCTTTCTGAGAAATATGATATTCCTGTTCTTGCATTATCTGTAGAGAGTATGAGGGAACAGGATGTCCAAAGCGTCCTTCGTGAAGCGTTATTTGAGTTTCCTGTGCTTGAAGTAAATGTAAACCTTCCAAGCTGGGTCATGGTACTGGACAATAGGCACTGGCTGAGAAACAACCTTCAGGAAGCGATTGAAGAGACGGTTAAAGATATTAAGCGACTCCGTGATGTCGATACCGTCGTAGGTAACTTCGATCAGTATGAATATATTACAGGAGCACATATATCCGGTATGGATCTTGGAGAAGGAGTCGCAGAAATCGACCTGCAGGCCCCGGAACAGTTATACGATCAGGTGCTGAAGGAAATCGTCGGAGAGGAAATCCGCGGGAAAGATCATCTCCTTGAGATCATGCAGGACTTTTCTCATGCGAAGAGAGAGTATGACCAGGTCGCGGATGCTCTACAGATGGTCAAACAGACAGGCTATGGCATCGCTGCGCCAACCTTGGAGGATATGAGGCTTGATGAGCCTGAAATCATCCGTCAAGGATCAAGGTTCGGCGTTCGTCTCAAAGCAGTCGCTCCGTCGATTCATATGGTTAAAGTTGATGTCCAGTCCGAATTTTCCCCGATTATCGGAACCGAAAAACAAAGCGAAGAACTTGTAAGGTATTTAATGCAGGATTTCGAAGAGGACCCGCTTTCGATTTGGAATTCAGATATTTTCGGTCGTTCCCTGAGCTCTATTGTGAGGGAAGGTATTCAGGCTAAGCTCGCATTGATGCCTGAAAATGCAAGATATAAACTGCAGGAAACGCTGGAAAGAATCATTAATGAAGGCTCCGGCGGCATGATAGCGATCATACTTTAA
- the aroC gene encoding chorismate synthase encodes MRYLTAGESHGKQLTTIIEGVPSHLPLLREQIDESLIRRQGGYGRGKRMQIEKDLVEVTSGVRHGYTLGSPITLVVHNDDFKHWTDIMGEDPLPEDTGNIRRTVTKPRPGHADLNGGMKYGHRDMRNVLERSSARETAARVAAGAVAKVLLKELGIEVTGYVREIAGIVSEVDETMTLAERRDISEASPVRTFDKEAAEKMMQAIDEAKKEGDSIGGVTEVYVEGMPAGIGSYVQYDRKLDAKIAGSVMSINAYKGVEFGIGFEAARRPGSQVHDEILWSKEEGYTRRTNRLGGFEGGMTTGMPIVVKGVMKPIPTLYKPLQSVDIETKEPFSASIERSDSCAVPAASVVMEHVVAFELAKAITEEFPSDYFPRLKRAVDDYRKEVRSF; translated from the coding sequence ATGCGCTACTTAACAGCAGGTGAATCACACGGAAAACAGTTGACGACAATCATAGAAGGAGTTCCATCCCACTTACCATTATTAAGAGAACAAATAGACGAATCCTTGATTCGCAGGCAGGGCGGGTACGGCCGCGGAAAACGAATGCAGATTGAGAAAGATCTGGTAGAAGTAACAAGCGGTGTGCGTCATGGATACACGCTCGGTTCACCAATCACGCTCGTCGTACATAATGATGACTTCAAGCATTGGACGGATATCATGGGCGAGGACCCTCTTCCTGAAGACACGGGTAACATCCGCCGCACCGTTACTAAACCCCGTCCGGGTCATGCCGATTTGAACGGAGGCATGAAATATGGACACAGGGATATGCGAAACGTCCTGGAGAGATCTTCAGCCCGTGAAACAGCAGCGCGCGTTGCTGCAGGTGCTGTAGCTAAGGTGCTGCTGAAAGAACTTGGTATTGAGGTGACGGGTTATGTCCGTGAAATCGCTGGAATCGTAAGTGAAGTGGATGAAACGATGACCCTTGCTGAGCGTCGCGATATATCCGAAGCGTCCCCTGTCAGAACTTTTGATAAAGAAGCGGCTGAAAAGATGATGCAGGCGATCGATGAAGCGAAGAAGGAAGGGGACTCCATCGGCGGAGTGACGGAAGTGTATGTAGAAGGGATGCCTGCTGGAATCGGCTCTTACGTTCAATATGACCGTAAACTTGATGCGAAGATTGCTGGAAGCGTCATGAGTATCAATGCCTATAAAGGGGTGGAATTCGGAATCGGTTTTGAGGCTGCACGCCGTCCTGGAAGCCAGGTCCACGATGAAATACTCTGGAGTAAGGAAGAAGGGTACACACGTAGAACCAACCGTCTCGGAGGTTTTGAAGGCGGCATGACGACCGGAATGCCGATTGTAGTAAAAGGTGTCATGAAACCGATCCCTACTTTATATAAACCGCTTCAAAGTGTGGACATTGAAACAAAAGAACCGTTCAGCGCGAGCATTGAACGATCGGACTCCTGTGCGGTACCGGCTGCGTCCGTGGTCATGGAGCATGTGGTTGCATTCGAACTGGCAAAAGCAATTACGGAGGAATTCCCGTCCGACTATTTCCCACGATTGAAGCGGGCAGTCGATGACTATCGTAAAGAAGTAAGGAGTTTCTGA